In the genome of Deltaproteobacteria bacterium, the window GCCATAGCCGACAGCCGTTAAACGATCCGCATCGATCCCGAACTTGTCAACCAGGTAGTTCTTGATGGCATCGACTCGGCGCTGGGAAAGCTTCTGGTTATATGCGTCGGTGCCCCTGCTGTCCGTG includes:
- a CDS encoding OmpA family protein; amino-acid sequence: TDSRGTDAYNQKLSQRRVDAIKNYLVDKFGIDADRLTAVGYGESRPIATNDTDEGRQLNRRVQAVMETYIRR